In the Staphylococcus condimenti genome, one interval contains:
- a CDS encoding DHA2 family efflux MFS transporter permease subunit, whose product MTLALVIYIVVALVLIAFVNVFIRKRNKKQASRKLEQRQARYNRKQTSKFKASDLDKQPSRSSEEKMTGQQGDEQHHTESVENLKPLSGNDSDNQETDSEKPEDSNERKEEENTDNQEEAHETSDNQQPMFRFGNGVSRNVILGAMLFGMFIAILNQTLLNVALPKINNDFNISASTGQWLMTGFMLVNGIFIPVSAFLFERYSYRRLYLFSLVIFTVGSLVCALSPNFTIMMTGRVLQAAGAGILMPLGSNVIMTIFPPEKRGSAMGIMGVAMILAPAIGPTLSGYIVQNYHWNVMFYGMFFIGLVAVLVGFIWFRLYQRTQNPKADIPGIIFSTIGFGSLLYGFSEAGNDGWGSKTVVISFILGAIFIVLFVIRETRMKMPMLNFEVLKFPTFTLTTLINVVVMMSLYGGMLLLPIYLQDLRGFTAIDSGLLLLPGALVMGLLGPVAGKLYDMIGIKPLAIFGIAIMTYATWELTKLTMDTPYLSIMGIYVLRSFGMAFIMMPIMTAGMNALPARLISHGNALVNTLRQLAGSIGTAILVTVMTNQTTQHMNTFAQDLDKTNPAIKDQMKELAMKFGGQDGAMQVLMGYFKKLATVEGVNDAFWIATIFSLIALIMSFFIQSKKKAAKYAKEHSE is encoded by the coding sequence ATGACACTTGCCTTAGTTATATATATTGTTGTCGCATTGGTTCTTATTGCGTTCGTAAATGTGTTTATTCGCAAACGTAATAAGAAACAAGCTTCGCGAAAACTGGAACAACGTCAAGCACGTTATAATAGAAAACAAACATCTAAATTTAAAGCGAGCGACTTAGACAAACAACCATCACGCTCAAGTGAAGAAAAAATGACTGGGCAACAAGGTGATGAGCAACATCATACTGAATCAGTCGAAAACTTAAAACCTTTATCAGGAAATGATTCTGATAATCAAGAAACAGACTCAGAAAAACCTGAGGATTCAAATGAAAGAAAAGAAGAGGAAAATACAGATAACCAAGAAGAAGCGCATGAAACAAGTGATAATCAACAACCTATGTTCCGTTTTGGTAACGGTGTATCACGAAATGTAATTTTAGGGGCCATGTTATTTGGTATGTTCATTGCGATCTTGAACCAAACACTTTTAAACGTGGCATTGCCTAAAATCAATAACGACTTTAATATCTCTGCATCAACTGGCCAATGGTTGATGACAGGATTTATGCTGGTCAATGGTATTTTCATACCAGTCAGTGCGTTTTTATTTGAAAGATACTCATATAGAAGATTGTATTTATTCTCGCTTGTTATTTTCACAGTCGGTTCTTTAGTTTGTGCTTTGTCGCCAAACTTTACGATTATGATGACAGGCCGTGTATTACAAGCAGCAGGTGCTGGTATCTTAATGCCTTTAGGTTCTAATGTTATTATGACAATTTTCCCACCAGAAAAACGTGGTTCTGCAATGGGTATTATGGGTGTAGCAATGATCTTAGCACCAGCAATTGGACCAACATTATCTGGTTATATCGTTCAAAATTATCATTGGAATGTAATGTTCTATGGTATGTTCTTCATTGGATTAGTAGCTGTATTAGTAGGCTTTATCTGGTTCAGATTGTACCAACGTACACAAAATCCAAAAGCAGATATTCCAGGCATTATTTTCAGTACTATTGGATTCGGTTCATTACTTTACGGGTTCAGTGAAGCAGGTAATGATGGATGGGGTTCTAAAACAGTCGTAATTTCATTCATTCTAGGCGCTATTTTCATTGTTCTTTTCGTAATCAGAGAAACAAGAATGAAAATGCCTATGTTGAATTTCGAAGTATTGAAATTCCCAACATTCACATTAACAACACTAATCAACGTTGTTGTTATGATGAGTTTATATGGCGGTATGTTATTATTACCGATCTATTTACAAGATTTACGTGGCTTTACAGCAATTGATTCAGGATTGCTTCTCTTACCAGGTGCTTTAGTAATGGGTCTGTTAGGACCAGTTGCAGGTAAACTTTATGACATGATTGGAATTAAACCGTTGGCTATTTTCGGTATTGCAATTATGACATACGCAACTTGGGAGTTAACTAAATTAACCATGGATACACCATATCTATCAATAATGGGTATTTATGTATTACGTTCATTTGGTATGGCGTTCATTATGATGCCGATTATGACAGCAGGTATGAATGCTTTACCAGCAAGATTAATTTCACATGGTAATGCCCTTGTGAACACGTTGCGTCAATTAGCAGGTTCCATCGGTACTGCAATTTTAGTTACAGTGATGACTAACCAAACTACGCAACATATGAACACTTTCGCACAGGATTTAGATAAAACAAATCCAGCAATTAAAGATCAAATGAAAGAATTAGCTATGAAGTTCGGCGGACAAGATGGTGCAATGCAAGTATTGATGGGATATTTCAAAAAACTTGCGACAGTTGAAGGCGTTAATGACGCATTCTGGATTGCAACTATCTTTAGTCTTATCGCGTTAATTATGAGCTTCTTTATTCAAAGTAAAAAGAAAGCTGCTAAATACGCAAAAGAACATAGCGAATAA
- a CDS encoding thioesterase family protein gives MPECFTIKGHVDDSMIDHNQHMHDADFNKVFSEASNAFNYSHGLSLEDRERLNYTIFTLEEHTTFLSQLKLNDAYFIRIYLYNYDYKRVHFFLMMYDENENLVATNELMMMGIDKNTEKSAPFPEQYLTQIKDYYKEQPDIKWPKQLGHLIDIPDKGGKS, from the coding sequence ATGCCGGAATGTTTTACTATCAAAGGCCATGTTGATGATTCAATGATAGACCACAATCAACATATGCATGATGCTGATTTTAATAAAGTTTTCAGCGAAGCTTCAAATGCTTTTAATTACTCTCATGGCCTATCATTAGAAGACCGAGAGCGTTTGAATTACACTATTTTCACCTTAGAAGAACATACCACTTTTTTATCGCAACTAAAATTAAACGATGCGTATTTCATTCGTATTTACCTCTATAACTACGATTATAAACGTGTCCACTTCTTTTTAATGATGTACGATGAAAATGAAAATCTAGTAGCCACAAATGAGTTAATGATGATGGGAATAGATAAAAATACAGAGAAGTCTGCGCCATTTCCTGAACAATATCTAACTCAGATAAAGGATTATTACAAAGAGCAACCTGATATTAAATGGCCAAAGCAATTAGGTCATCTTATCGACATTCCTGATAAAGGAGGGAAATCATGA
- the corA gene encoding magnesium/cobalt transporter CorA, protein MSVSIYYQTKEKPLTSVKNAKEIPSEATIIWYDLNEPTEKESDELLNRFDFNPLEMDDTIHANPRAKYKAYDNYQNIVFHTIAPRDYEIEVLNIFIINNILITYHHNVIREVNEVYKQVKDNFDKDLDCEDIVLYMLDHIVDNYFYYIENISDKVFTFEDEHGTDRTNKYMMDNIFDLRSDIIKLNRVIMPMKDLIDTLQNESQLVQDKRHKMYIQHITDHIDKEESMLQTARDITREIRDNFESYTSFRMNRVMQILTIVSMIFLPLTLIAGIYGMNFENMPELKWHYGYYATLGLMVLISLACIWYFKRKNMF, encoded by the coding sequence ATGAGCGTCTCGATATATTACCAAACAAAAGAAAAGCCTTTAACATCTGTAAAAAATGCAAAAGAGATACCGTCAGAAGCAACTATCATTTGGTATGATTTAAATGAACCCACAGAAAAAGAAAGTGATGAATTACTTAATCGCTTTGATTTTAATCCGTTAGAAATGGATGATACGATTCATGCGAATCCCAGAGCAAAATATAAAGCATATGACAATTACCAGAATATTGTATTTCATACAATTGCACCAAGAGATTATGAAATTGAAGTACTGAATATTTTTATTATAAACAATATACTTATCACGTATCATCATAATGTTATTAGAGAAGTGAACGAGGTTTATAAGCAAGTTAAAGATAATTTTGATAAAGATTTAGATTGTGAAGACATTGTGTTGTATATGCTAGACCATATTGTAGATAATTATTTTTACTATATCGAAAACATTTCAGACAAAGTATTTACTTTTGAAGACGAACATGGAACTGACCGTACTAATAAATATATGATGGACAATATTTTTGATTTACGTTCAGATATTATTAAATTAAATCGTGTGATTATGCCGATGAAAGACCTTATTGATACACTGCAAAATGAAAGCCAGTTAGTACAAGATAAACGTCATAAAATGTATATACAACACATTACAGATCATATTGATAAAGAAGAAAGTATGTTGCAGACAGCTCGTGATATTACGAGAGAAATCAGAGATAACTTTGAATCTTATACTTCCTTTAGAATGAACCGCGTGATGCAGATTTTAACGATTGTTTCGATGATTTTCTTACCGCTTACGTTGATTGCTGGAATTTACGGAATGAACTTCGAAAATATGCCTGAATTAAAATGGCATTATGGTTACTATGCAACACTAGGACTTATGGTGTTAATTTCATTGGCGTGTATTTGGTATTTTAAACGTAAAAATATGTTTTGA
- the fni gene encoding type 2 isopentenyl-diphosphate Delta-isomerase, with protein MSDSKREQRKDDHVKIAMAQNDPQLTDFDKVRFVHHSIPSIDVDQVDLSVNLPDFSMSSPLYINAMTGGSEWTKQINEKLAVVARETGLAIAVGSTHAALRNHKMASSFDIVRKTNPEGIIFSNVGADVPADLAKQSVEMLQANALQVHVNSPQELVMPEGNRTFSNWMENLSEIVQTVDVPVIVKEVGFGMSRELIQDLKEIGVRYVDVSGRGGTNFVNIENERRQLKDMSYLQNWGQSTVESLLESKNLQNQVTVFASGGVRNPLDAIKCLALGAEAVGMSRPFLEQVENNGITQTVEFVEEFIEQMKKIAVMLNAQNIEDLKQTKVVLDSSLKSWVEQRSLDN; from the coding sequence ATGAGCGATTCAAAAAGAGAACAACGAAAAGATGATCATGTAAAAATTGCAATGGCGCAAAATGATCCGCAGCTGACTGATTTTGATAAAGTCAGATTTGTGCATCATTCCATTCCAAGTATAGATGTTGATCAAGTTGATTTATCTGTAAATCTTCCGGATTTTTCAATGTCTTCTCCGCTTTATATCAATGCTATGACAGGTGGCAGTGAATGGACAAAACAAATCAATGAAAAATTAGCTGTAGTAGCCCGTGAAACAGGGTTAGCAATTGCTGTGGGTTCTACACATGCTGCGCTGCGTAATCATAAAATGGCAAGTTCATTTGATATTGTTCGAAAAACCAACCCTGAAGGTATCATATTCAGTAATGTAGGTGCAGATGTACCAGCAGATCTTGCAAAACAATCCGTGGAAATGTTGCAAGCGAATGCATTACAAGTACATGTGAATTCACCACAAGAACTCGTGATGCCAGAAGGTAACCGTACTTTCTCAAACTGGATGGAAAATTTAAGTGAAATTGTCCAAACTGTAGATGTGCCGGTCATCGTAAAAGAAGTCGGTTTTGGTATGAGTCGTGAATTAATTCAAGATTTAAAAGAAATAGGTGTTCGTTATGTCGATGTTAGCGGACGCGGCGGTACCAATTTTGTAAATATCGAAAATGAAAGACGTCAACTTAAGGATATGTCTTATCTTCAAAATTGGGGACAATCTACTGTAGAATCATTACTAGAAAGCAAAAACTTGCAAAACCAAGTTACAGTATTTGCAAGCGGTGGTGTGAGAAATCCGCTTGATGCGATTAAATGTCTTGCTCTTGGCGCTGAAGCGGTTGGGATGTCACGTCCGTTTTTAGAACAAGTAGAAAATAATGGTATTACACAAACGGTAGAATTTGTCGAAGAATTTATTGAACAAATGAAGAAAATTGCAGTAATGCTCAATGCACAAAATATCGAAGACTTAAAGCAAACTAAAGTTGTTTTAGATTCGTCCTTGAAATCATGGGTAGAGCAGCGTAGTTTAGATAATTAA
- the nrdD gene encoding anaerobic ribonucleoside-triphosphate reductase, whose translation MLELEQSLSNLINKDPTVINENANKDSETFTTMRDLTAGVVSKSYALECLLPKHVAAAHQSGDIHFHDLDYHPFQPLTNCCLIDIEGMLKNGFDIGNAQVDSPKSIQTATAQIVQIIANVSSSQYGGCTVDRIDEVLSQYAAMNAAKHRKIGEQFVYKEQLDTYVRIQTEKDIKDAMQSLEYEINTLYTSNGQTPFVTLGFGLGTDTYSRMIQKAILNTRIQGLGRHHVTAIFPKLVFSIKKGTNFSPSDPNYDIKQLALECSTKRMYPDVLNYDKTVEILGDFKAPMGCRSFLPAWKNEKGENENSGRMNLGVVTLNIPRIAIETEGNLAEFWRLLDERMLLIHDALSYRIKRLQEATPNNAPILYKSGAFHKRLSEHDEVMSLFKHQRATISIGYIGLYEAATVFYGPDWETNPEAKTFTLDILHRMKDFQYQWTKQYDIFFSLYSTPSESLTDRFCRLDRERFGLIPNITDKGYYQNSFHYDVRKAVSPFEKLDFEKDYPYLASGGYIHYCEYPKLTHNTKALEAVWDYAYDKVSYLGTNTPIDKCYECGFEGEFDTTAKGYTCPHCGNHNPETVDVVKRTCGYLGNPVQRPTIEGRQKEITARVKHMKEKGSS comes from the coding sequence ATGCTTGAATTAGAACAAAGTTTAAGTAATTTAATCAATAAAGATCCGACAGTGATAAATGAAAATGCTAATAAAGACAGTGAAACTTTTACAACCATGCGTGATTTAACAGCTGGTGTAGTATCAAAATCATACGCACTTGAATGCTTGTTACCTAAACATGTTGCAGCTGCACACCAATCAGGAGATATTCACTTTCATGACTTAGATTACCATCCATTTCAACCTTTAACGAATTGTTGTTTGATCGATATTGAAGGAATGCTGAAAAATGGATTTGATATCGGTAATGCCCAAGTAGATTCTCCAAAATCTATTCAAACCGCAACTGCGCAAATTGTTCAAATAATTGCGAATGTATCAAGTAGCCAATATGGCGGTTGTACAGTAGACCGTATTGATGAAGTGTTGAGTCAATACGCTGCAATGAATGCTGCAAAACATCGTAAAATCGGTGAACAGTTTGTATATAAAGAACAACTTGATACATATGTACGTATACAAACAGAAAAAGATATTAAAGATGCAATGCAAAGTTTAGAATATGAAATCAATACACTATATACTTCAAATGGCCAAACACCTTTTGTCACATTAGGATTTGGATTAGGAACAGATACGTATAGCCGAATGATACAAAAAGCAATTTTGAATACACGTATCCAGGGATTAGGGCGTCACCATGTTACAGCCATTTTTCCAAAACTGGTATTTTCAATTAAAAAAGGAACTAACTTTTCACCATCTGATCCCAATTATGATATAAAACAACTAGCCTTAGAATGTTCAACTAAACGTATGTATCCCGATGTTTTAAATTATGATAAAACTGTGGAAATATTAGGGGATTTTAAAGCACCGATGGGTTGTCGTTCATTTTTACCTGCATGGAAAAATGAAAAAGGTGAAAATGAAAATAGCGGACGTATGAATCTAGGAGTAGTCACGCTTAATATTCCACGTATTGCGATAGAGACGGAAGGAAACTTAGCAGAGTTTTGGAGACTACTAGATGAACGTATGTTATTGATTCATGACGCATTAAGTTACCGTATCAAACGCTTGCAAGAAGCAACGCCTAACAATGCACCGATATTATATAAGAGCGGAGCTTTCCATAAGAGATTAAGCGAACATGATGAAGTGATGTCATTATTTAAACATCAACGTGCCACTATTTCAATTGGTTACATTGGCTTGTATGAAGCAGCAACAGTATTTTATGGTCCTGATTGGGAAACAAATCCAGAAGCGAAAACATTCACGTTGGATATTTTACATCGTATGAAAGATTTTCAATATCAATGGACCAAGCAATACGATATTTTCTTTAGTTTATACAGCACACCTAGTGAGTCATTAACTGATCGCTTTTGTCGTTTGGATCGAGAACGTTTTGGCTTGATTCCTAATATTACAGATAAGGGATATTATCAAAACTCTTTTCATTATGATGTGCGTAAAGCAGTGTCTCCATTTGAAAAACTCGATTTTGAAAAAGACTATCCTTACTTGGCAAGCGGCGGATATATTCATTATTGCGAATATCCTAAGCTGACACATAACACGAAAGCGTTAGAAGCAGTATGGGATTATGCATATGATAAAGTTAGCTATCTCGGTACCAATACGCCGATAGACAAATGTTATGAATGTGGTTTTGAAGGAGAATTTGATACCACTGCTAAAGGTTATACTTGTCCGCATTGCGGTAATCATAATCCTGAAACAGTGGATGTAGTAAAACGTACATGCGGTTATCTTGGCAACCCTGTCCAAAGACCTACAATTGAAGGACGTCAAAAAGAAATCACTGCACGTGTCAAACATATGAAAGAGAAAGGGTCATCTTAA
- the nrdG gene encoding anaerobic ribonucleoside-triphosphate reductase activating protein, with the protein MFEQLQKGQRHIAKIERESFVDGEGVRCSVYVSGCPFNCIGCYNKASQNFTYGQVFDDETLEMIIEACTPDYIAGLSILGGEPFCNLDTVECIIKAFRKKFKTQKSIWVWSGFLFETLMHDSGQRRAVLEQIDVLIDGPFVQKLYQPGLPYKGSLNQRVIDVQSSLAACLVKEY; encoded by the coding sequence ATGTTTGAGCAACTGCAAAAAGGGCAGAGACATATTGCTAAAATAGAAAGAGAAAGTTTTGTAGATGGAGAAGGTGTACGTTGCAGTGTATACGTTTCCGGTTGTCCTTTTAATTGTATAGGCTGTTATAATAAGGCATCACAGAATTTTACGTATGGCCAAGTATTTGATGATGAGACCTTAGAAATGATAATTGAAGCGTGTACTCCTGATTACATTGCAGGATTAAGCATCTTAGGCGGAGAACCTTTTTGCAATTTAGATACAGTAGAATGTATCATAAAAGCTTTCCGTAAAAAATTTAAGACACAAAAATCAATTTGGGTATGGTCAGGATTTCTTTTTGAGACGTTAATGCATGATTCAGGACAAAGAAGGGCAGTATTAGAACAGATTGATGTACTAATAGATGGTCCTTTTGTACAAAAACTTTATCAACCTGGATTACCATACAAAGGCTCTTTGAACCAAAGAGTTATAGATGTGCAATCTTCATTAGCAGCATGTTTAGTTAAAGAGTATTAA
- a CDS encoding DNA-3-methyladenine glycosylase: MDFINRTTPEIAKDLLGVKLTFDDGENQFSGYIVETEAYLGKIDEAAHTYNGRQTPRVQSMYKDGGTIYAHVMHTHLLINLVTQPAGTAEGVLIRALEPELITDQMIENRNGKEGIDLTNGPGKWTRAFNMSMALDGLRLNEGPLSIDTKARRYPGSILESPRIGVPNKGEWTHKPLRFTVEGNPYVSRMRKSDMRAAEDTWKN; this comes from the coding sequence ATGGATTTTATCAATCGTACCACACCAGAAATCGCGAAAGATTTATTAGGTGTAAAGTTAACTTTTGATGATGGTGAAAATCAATTTTCCGGCTATATTGTTGAAACAGAAGCTTATTTAGGGAAAATTGATGAAGCCGCACATACTTATAATGGCCGTCAAACACCGCGTGTACAATCAATGTATAAAGATGGCGGTACTATTTATGCACATGTGATGCATACACATCTACTAATTAATCTCGTTACACAACCTGCTGGAACTGCTGAAGGTGTACTTATTCGTGCACTGGAGCCAGAGTTAATTACTGATCAAATGATAGAAAATAGAAATGGCAAAGAAGGTATCGATTTAACGAACGGACCTGGTAAATGGACACGTGCCTTTAATATGTCGATGGCATTAGATGGTCTTCGCTTAAATGAAGGGCCGCTCTCAATTGATACAAAAGCACGCAGATATCCTGGTTCGATTCTTGAAAGCCCGCGCATAGGCGTTCCCAATAAAGGTGAATGGACGCATAAACCGCTTCGTTTCACTGTTGAAGGCAATCCCTATGTTTCTCGAATGCGCAAATCAGATATGCGTGCTGCGGAAGATACTTGGAAAAACTAA
- a CDS encoding DUF805 domain-containing protein, whose product MEKRVGFGESFKLFWKNYVNFKGRATRPEYWFMTLWSFIIFLPITIILFIGMSIMIAGGVNDSDGLIAIGALLYFGLLIIVTLIGLAMLLPSIALLFRRFHDTGRSAKFYFFYLGYAIIGYIVAIIAINVSDAAAWSIVLSVLIWLGYMAFAIYMLVITVLPSEPRDNKYGPVRGSARIQAGDSHWRNT is encoded by the coding sequence TTGGAGAAAAGAGTGGGGTTCGGTGAATCTTTTAAATTGTTTTGGAAGAATTATGTGAACTTCAAAGGACGTGCAACACGTCCTGAGTACTGGTTTATGACTTTATGGAGTTTTATTATTTTCCTTCCAATTACAATCATTTTATTTATCGGCATGAGTATTATGATTGCAGGTGGTGTAAATGATTCAGATGGCCTTATAGCTATCGGTGCGTTATTATATTTTGGTCTATTAATTATCGTCACGTTAATCGGACTTGCAATGTTGCTTCCATCTATCGCTTTATTATTCCGTCGTTTTCATGATACTGGAAGATCAGCTAAATTTTATTTCTTTTACTTAGGTTATGCAATAATTGGTTATATTGTTGCGATTATAGCAATCAATGTATCTGATGCAGCAGCTTGGTCTATCGTTTTAAGTGTATTAATTTGGTTAGGTTATATGGCTTTTGCAATTTATATGTTAGTGATAACAGTTTTACCAAGTGAACCAAGAGACAATAAATATGGTCCTGTGCGCGGAAGTGCTCGTATACAAGCAGGTGATTCACATTGGAGAAACACGTAG
- a CDS encoding DUF805 domain-containing protein, giving the protein MEKHVGFGKAFILFWKNYINFKGRSTREEFWWWILWYFIIDLIFLIMGLIGFVLISSSSSAGQLMGTLFLIGAIFLWVLFALVTLVPMLALKIRRFHDTGRKMTIPIIYFVLSNGLSFFANFIPDDFYDITVLAIVFLIFVIVNIILFVYIVIVAALPTRK; this is encoded by the coding sequence TTGGAGAAACACGTAGGGTTTGGTAAGGCGTTTATTCTCTTTTGGAAAAATTATATTAACTTTAAAGGTCGTTCTACCAGAGAAGAATTCTGGTGGTGGATATTGTGGTACTTTATTATAGACCTTATATTTCTTATTATGGGGTTAATAGGTTTTGTGTTGATCAGTAGTAGCAGCAGTGCAGGCCAATTAATGGGGACGCTTTTCTTAATAGGTGCAATATTTTTATGGGTATTATTTGCACTTGTGACGCTTGTTCCAATGTTGGCATTGAAAATACGCCGATTTCATGACACAGGACGTAAGATGACAATCCCCATTATATATTTTGTATTATCAAATGGGCTGTCGTTTTTTGCGAATTTTATTCCAGATGATTTCTATGACATAACAGTGCTGGCAATAGTATTTTTGATATTTGTTATAGTAAATATTATTTTGTTTGTTTATATAGTGATAGTAGCAGCATTACCAACTAGAAAATAG
- a CDS encoding DUF805 domain-containing protein, whose translation MEERVSFGEAFILFWKNYINFTGRARRAEFWWWMLWSSFLFVPLSALAIIIVAAMFFTLLNGLILDMFFSLFVLIICVILFVLICLVLFIPNLSLLIRRFHDTGRSMIVPIIYMAVILGYNFIQPIVAANINENNSVLWIFALLFMLTFTGLTIYILIVVLLPSQPEDNKYGRGPAGKKFEQGHTPTSHKSYSETTSGSHHTHYE comes from the coding sequence ATGGAAGAACGTGTAAGTTTTGGAGAAGCTTTTATTCTTTTTTGGAAAAATTATATTAATTTCACTGGAAGAGCTCGACGAGCAGAATTCTGGTGGTGGATGTTATGGTCCTCTTTTTTATTTGTACCACTTAGTGCACTTGCAATTATTATCGTTGCAGCAATGTTTTTTACTTTGCTGAATGGATTGATACTTGATATGTTTTTCTCATTATTTGTATTGATTATATGTGTGATTTTATTTGTATTAATATGTTTAGTACTTTTCATACCTAATTTATCACTTTTAATCAGACGTTTTCATGACACTGGGAGATCGATGATTGTACCGATAATTTATATGGCTGTCATTTTGGGTTATAACTTTATTCAACCTATTGTTGCAGCAAATATTAATGAGAATAATAGTGTGCTTTGGATATTTGCATTGTTGTTTATGCTTACTTTTACAGGATTAACTATTTATATTTTAATAGTGGTTTTATTACCAAGTCAGCCTGAAGATAACAAATATGGACGTGGGCCTGCTGGTAAAAAATTCGAGCAAGGCCATACACCAACTTCTCACAAATCATATTCTGAAACCACATCAGGCAGTCATCATACACATTACGAATAA
- a CDS encoding helix-turn-helix transcriptional regulator: MRTRLKELRARDGYNQTQLAKKAGISRQTVSLIERNEFMPSVLTAAKIARIFGERIEDIFIFEEDEYE, from the coding sequence ATGAGAACACGCTTAAAAGAATTAAGGGCACGAGATGGTTATAACCAAACACAACTTGCTAAAAAAGCAGGAATTTCACGACAAACAGTTTCTTTAATTGAAAGAAACGAATTCATGCCTTCCGTACTTACTGCTGCTAAGATAGCACGTATTTTTGGAGAACGGATTGAGGATATATTTATTTTTGAGGAGGATGAATATGAGTAA
- a CDS encoding DUF3169 family protein, producing the protein MSNTKKNTLYLSKILLGGLVGGIIGFLFSLRSGIKLPAFMDVFDTQVSTGITILIVIICGIFMLKYLRSAYNFKQKSETLENYADEYNQAYNQKFLKASWFYQATIVITLLNMILVAIFKENMNNQWGLTTIPLLISAAFAISYNIMLPKIDPRLPKYNDSNYIGKMISAMDEGEKYISYSALFKLYHYNIMAIMMMVILLAFYSAATHTDQFIALSVLMVLYIFNIVFYYAKISKYYKQ; encoded by the coding sequence ATGAGTAATACAAAGAAAAATACGCTCTATTTAAGCAAAATTTTATTAGGAGGATTAGTAGGAGGAATAATCGGTTTTCTATTCTCTTTGCGATCTGGAATTAAATTACCTGCTTTCATGGATGTATTTGATACACAAGTCAGCACGGGCATTACTATTTTAATAGTAATAATTTGCGGTATTTTCATGTTGAAATATTTAAGAAGCGCATATAATTTTAAGCAAAAATCTGAAACACTAGAGAATTACGCTGATGAATATAATCAAGCATATAACCAGAAGTTCTTAAAAGCGAGCTGGTTTTATCAAGCAACTATTGTTATCACATTGCTCAATATGATACTCGTTGCGATTTTTAAAGAAAATATGAATAATCAATGGGGATTAACGACTATTCCTTTACTCATTAGTGCCGCTTTTGCAATAAGTTATAATATTATGTTGCCGAAAATAGATCCAAGATTGCCTAAATACAATGATTCTAATTATATTGGTAAAATGATTTCAGCGATGGATGAGGGAGAAAAATATATATCTTATTCTGCACTTTTTAAACTTTATCATTATAACATTATGGCGATTATGATGATGGTAATTTTATTAGCTTTTTATTCAGCTGCTACTCATACCGACCAATTCATAGCATTGTCAGTGTTAATGGTACTCTATATTTTCAATATTGTTTTCTACTATGCCAAAATCAGTAAGTATTATAAACAATAA